One part of the Tissierellales bacterium genome encodes these proteins:
- a CDS encoding CD1375 family protein, translating to MNLYSWKIKAYAYLVKVDRYSIEEIEGSNKPIVDENYRDAVALYLATGQLS from the coding sequence ATGAATTTATATAGTTGGAAGATAAAAGCTTATGCTTATCTAGTAAAAGTAGATAGATATAGCATTGAAGAAATAGAAGGAAGTAATAAACCAATAGTAGATGAGAACTACAGAGATGCAGTAGCTCTTTATTTAGCAACAGGACAGCTTTCGTAG